The Polypterus senegalus isolate Bchr_013 chromosome 1, ASM1683550v1, whole genome shotgun sequence genome includes a window with the following:
- the sf3b4 gene encoding splicing factor 3B subunit 4, with translation MAAGPISERNQDATVYVGGLDEKVSEPLLWELFLQAGPVVNTHMPKDRVTGQHQGYGFVEFLSEEDADYAIKIMNMIKLYGKPIRVNKASAHNKNLDVGANIFIGNLDPEIDEKLLYDTFSAFGVILQTPKIMRDPDTGNSKGYAFINFASFDASDAAIEAMNGQYLCNRPITVSYAFKKDSKGERHGSAAERLLAAQNPLSQADRPHQLFADAPPPPSAPMPVVTSLGPGVPPPGIPPPGTFPPPVPPPGSLPPGLPPGIPPPPVPPTSATPVPPSGATPGSGPPPGPPPFPPGAIPPPGMPQMPIPPPAPPGLVPPPPGPPGAAGQVPPRPPPPPGMPPPPPMGMPPRAPFGPPMGPPGPLPPPGMRGPPPPMPPPGFAGGPPRPPPFGFQRAPPMPPRPNSRPPAPPPPPPPPPRVPMRGPPPPPQ, from the exons ATGGCGGCGGGGCCAATTTCTGAAAGGAATCAAG aTGCCACAGTATATGTGGGTGGTCTTGATGAAAAGGTGTCCGAACCTTTACTTTGGGAGTTATTTCTTCAAGCTGGACCAGTTGTAAACACACACATGCCCAAAGACAGAGTGACGGGGCAGCATCAAG GTTATGGATTTGTGGAGTTCCTGAGTGAAGAAGATGCTGATTATGCCATCAAAATCATGAATATGATCAAGCTTTATGGAAAACCAATACGTGTCAATAAGGCGTCTGCACACAACAAAAATCTGGATGTGGGTGCCAATATATTTATTGGTAATTTGGACCCAGAAATCGATGAAAAGCTGCTTTATGACACATTCAGTGCTTTTGGGGTTATCTTACAAACTCCAAAGATCATGAGGGACCCTGACACAGGCAATTCCAAAGGTTATGCTTTTATCAATTTTGCCAGTTTTGATGCTTCTGATGCCGCCATTGAGGCCATGAATGGGCAATACCTGTGTAACAGGCCTATTACAGTATCCTACGCTTTTAAAAAGGACTCAAAGGGTGAGCGCCATGGCTCTGCAGCTGAGAGGCTCCTAGCTGCTCAGAACCCTCTATCCCAGGCGGATCGACCTCATCAACTGTTTGCCGATGCTCCTCCACCACCTTCAGCACCTATGCCTGTTGTGACATCATTGGGACCTGGGGTTCCCCCACCAG GAATTCCTCCACCAGGCACTTTTCCTCCTCCAGTGCCTCCTCCTGGCTCTTTACCTCCAGGGCTGCCTCCAGGGATACCACCTCCTCCAGTGCCACCAACATCTGCCACTCCTGTACCACCTTCAGGAGCCACTCCAGGGTCAGGCCCTCCACCTGGACCACCACCATTTCCACCTGGAGCAATACCTCCTCCAG GAATGCCTCAGATGCCCATTCCACCTCCTGCTCCTCCTGGTTTAGTTCCACCTCCTCCTGGTCCTCCAGGCGCTGCCGGTCAAGTACCACCTCGTCCACCTCCTCCACCAGGCATGCCTCCCCCACCCCCTATGGGCATGCCACCACGTGCACCATTTGGTCCTCCTATGG gtCCTCCAGGACCATTACCACCTCCTGGCATGAGGGGCCCACCTCCACCTATGCCACCACCTGGGTTTGCCGGAGGTCCCCCTCGACCTCCACCCTTTGGTTTTCAGAGGGCTCCTCCAATGCCACCAAGACCAAACAGTCGACCACCTGCCCCCCCTCCTCCTCCGCCTCCTCCTCCAAGAGTTCCTATGCGGGGTCCGCCTCCACCTCCACAGTAA